The Blattabacterium cuenoti genomic sequence GAAAACATAAAAATACAACATAAAGCTCATAATAGAGAAGGATTTGCTATGGGTGCTGTAATTGCTGCAGAGTGGATTAAAAATAGAAAAGGAATTTTTTCTATGAAAGATGTTTTAGATATATAATAAAAACCATTTATGTATCAATATTTCATTTCTAGTGGTATTTTTTTATTTATCGAATATATTATTCATATTTTTGGAACATGGAAACTTTGCCAAAAATCTGGAATAAGATTATGGAAAATTTTTATTCCTATATACAATTTATTTGTTCTTTTAAAAACTTATAATAGATCTATATGGTTTATTTTTTTCTTGCTAAACCCATTAACAAGTATTATATTACTTTTCATTTTGTGGACAGATTTGATTCGTTCTTTTGGAAGAGGAACAAAAAAAGATATTATTCTTCTTTTTTTTTCCGCGGGTATATATATTTATTATATAAATTTTTTTGTAAAAACTAAATTTTTAGGAATTGAAAAAGAAAAAGAGGATAATACAGGAATATTACTGTCTATTATTTTTTCTTTCATCATACATACTTATGTAGTTCAACCTTTTGTTCTTCCTACATCTTCTATGGAAAAAACTTTATTAGTTGGAGATTTTATACTAGTGAGTAAGATTCATTATGGACTGAGGATGCCTATGTCTCCTATTTCTATTCCTTTTACACATAATAAAATTATTGGAAACATAAAATCTTATATATCTATTTTACAATGGCCTTATTTTCGATTAACTCCCATACAGGATATACAGAGAAATGATATAGTTGTTTTCAATTTTCCTAAAGACTTTAATCATAAAATTATAGATAGAAAAGATCATTATATTAAACGTTGTATAGGATTGCCAGGAGACTCAATTTCCATTAAAAATGGAGTTTTATTTGTTAATCAAAAAAAAGAAAATTTTATTTCAGAAAAGCAAGAATCCTATTTTATTAAGACTGAAAACATACCTCTAAATATAGAATATCTTAAAAATAAGATGGATATTGAAGATATTGAATTGGTTGAAGAAAAAAATGACGAATATTTTTATAAAATTATGTTAACCAAAGAAAAAGTATTTCAAATAAATAATTTTTTCGACAATATAATTTTTATAAAGAAAAATATCTTTCCAAATTCTTTTCAAGAAAATTCTATATTTCCAAACCATTATGGTTGGAATAGAGATTTTTTTGGTCCGTTACATATTCCTAAAAAAGGAGAATTAATTAAATTGAATTTAAAAAATATTCATATTTATAATGAAATTATAAATTATGAAAAAGGAAAAAAAATTAATAAACCTTCCGAAGAATATTACAAAATAAAAAATAATTATTATTTTATGATGGGAGATAATAGACATAATTCATATGACTCTCGTTATTGGGGTTTTGTCCCAGAAGACCATATAGTAGGAAAACCTATATTTATATGGATGAGTATAGATTGGGATAGGAATAATCCTTTGAATTTATTCAACTGGAAATTACGTTGGAATCGTATTATGAAAACAATAAAATTTTAAAAATTTCTAAAAAGAAAACTTACTATAAAGTAACCAGACAAAATTCCTCCAATATGGGCAAAATGAGCAACTCCAGGTGCTAAATTAAAAATAGATGAAACTAGACTCCCAACAATAAAAATTATAAGAGCTTTTCTAACAGCAATTGGAAAAGGAAAAGGAAGAATAAAAATTTTATGTTCTGGGAAAAATTTTGCGAAAGCTCCTACTATTCCACTTACTGCTCCAGAAGATCCCATCATAGGAGAATACATAGAACTATAAAGATTTATTTTTTGTACCTCGTTTAAATAGTCTAAGCTTCTTCTTGCTTGTGAAAAATCTAAAGTTCGAACAAAATAATACATTACACTAGTATTAAAAATTATTTGAAAAAATGCTGCCAAAATTCCTGATAAAAAATATATTATTAAGAATTTTTTTACTCCTAATAAAGTTTCTATTTGTCCTCCAAACATAAATAAAGCTAACATATTAAAAATTATATGTAAAAAAAGACGTTTGGAGTGGACAAACATATGAGTTAAAATTTGATATAATTCAAATCTATCATCTAAAGGATGATATAAAGAAAGTATACCTTCTATTTTATATTGTGAGAAAACAAAAGTAGCTGTATACACAAGTATATTAATGCTTATTAAATGTTTTACAGCATCTGAATTGAAATTTGTATAAAAATTCACTTTTCAAAAAAATTTTTCTTAAAAACAAAAAATATAGGGGACCCTGAATCCGTATAATTTGGATTATGACACGAAAACAAATCTCTAATCAAACATTCCATTTTATCAGGATATAACTTAGTACCATATTTTATAGATGCTGATTTCGATATTGATTGAATAAGTATTTTTTTATTGTTTTTTTCTCCTTTTATAAAATTATATTTTAAAATATTATGAATAATATCAATCAATGCATTTTGATGTATCTTTTCAGGAAGAGAATATAAATAAACTGATTCATTACAGAAATATAAATGAAATCCAAAATTTATCAATTCATTTTTTATATTTTTTAAAGAAATAAATTCCTTTTCTATAAGTTTCACTCTTATAGGAAAAAGGAACTGTTGACTTACTAAATTTTTCTCTTTTAAAAAAAATTCAAATAATATATTTTTATGTGCTCTATGTTGATCGACTAATATTAAATATTCATTATTTAACGTAAAAATTATGTATTTTTTATTAACTTGGAAAGTTTCTATTGTTTTTTTATTGTAAACATAATGAGATATTTGATTTATTAAACCAATATTTCCATTTAAAAGAAAATTTTTCAATCCAAAATAATTTTCTAATTGAATTATTTTTTCTTTATAAGAAAATTTTTCAAGGTACAAATTTTTTAAAAAAAATTCTTTCGAATTACAAGAAAAAGAAACATTATAATTATTCAATTCTTTGTTTTTCACTTCATATTGATGAAACAAAATTTTTTTAATTTTCTTTTGAATCATAGAACCATAAATATCTTCTCCTTCTAACTGAACTTCTTTTTTTGCAGGATGAATATTCCAGTTTATTAAACAAGAATCTATTTTAATAAAAATAAAATAAGAAACCGTTTTTAAATTTTTTAAAAAACCATTATAAGCGTGAATAATATTTTTGTGTAAAAGTAAATGAGTTACACAACGTTGATTAACAAATATAAATTGATCTCCTTTTTTTATATAAGCATCTGGTACACTAACAAGTCCTTTTACAATAATTTTATTTTTATTTAGAAAAATAGGAGTAAGTATTTTATTTTTGTTTTTAAAAATTACTTTAATTCTTTCTTCTAAAGAAGATCCTTGAAAGAAGAATATGATTTTATCATTATGATAAAAACGATATAAAATATTTCTATGTGCTAGAACTATTTTATAAAATTCATGAATAATATGTTGAAACTCTATTCGTGAAGATTTTAAAAATTGCCTCCTAGCAGGAATTTTATAAAAAATATTTTTTACAGAAACTCTAGTTCCTTTAAGCATATTGATAGGAATTTCCTCTTTTATTTTTCCTTCTTCTACAAACAGGTGTATCCCTACCGTATCTTCTTTATTTTTCGTTTGTATTTCTAATTGAGAAATTAGAGCAATAGAAGCTAATGCTTCTCCTCTAAACCCTTTTGTAGTAATATGAAAAATATCATTAGCTTTTTTAATTTTCGAGGTAGCATATCTTTGAATGCTCATTTTTGCATCGTTTCTACTCATTCCATCTCCGTCATCTATTAATTGAATTAACGTTTTTCCCGAATCTTTTACAAAGATATCGATAATTTTTGCGTTTGCATCTATTGCATTTTCTAAAAGTTCTCTTAAAACGGAAGAAGGTCGTTGTATAACTTCTCCTGCTGCTATTTGACTTATTACGTTTACAGGTAAAAATTGGATAACATCTTTCATGTTATAGATTTTCTAAACAAAGACATGTATATAGCTGTCTTAGCACATTCTATTCCCTTGTTCCCATTTTTTCCACCTGATCGGTCAAAAGATTGTTGTTTATTTTTATCAGTAAGAATGCAAAATATAACAGGGACATCATGTTTTATGTTTATATCTTTGATACCTTGCGAAACAGATTGACATATATTTTCAAAATGAAAAGTTTCTCCTTTTATTATAGATCCAATTGTAATAATTGAATCAAAATTATAACAATTTGCTATTTTATTAGCAGAATAAATTAATTCATAACTTCCAGGAACTTCCCAAGTTTGAATATTTTGTTTATAAACTCCTAATTGAATTAAGGTTTCATAAGCTCCTTGGTATAATCTTTTAGTAATTTCTTCATTCCATAGAGAAACAATGATTGAAATTTTTAAATTTTCATCTTTTATTTTTTTTCTATCCAATGAATAAATAGGACATGTTTTCATACAATACAATTTATAACTTATTCTCAATAAACATAAGATATTTTTTCACGTTTTTTCTATATAAAAAAAAAGGATATTTTCTTTCTATTTTTTGAAAAAAAAATTTAGAATTTTTATATTCTTTCATAGAAAAACTTAATAATGCAGCTTTGTAATAATAAATGGGAGTGGTTATTTCATTTTCTCTTATGTTTGCTGCAATAACATAGTTTTTTAAGGCTTCTCTTTTATTTTTCATTTGTGCGAAAGCATCTCCTATTATTCCATATTTTACAGAAGATAAAATTTCATCTTTTGCAGAAAATTTTTTCATAAATTCAATAGAATTTTTGTAAGACCCTAATTTATAATAACAAATTCCTGCATAAAATTTGGAAATATTTCCTGCTTTTGTAAAAGGATATTTAGAAGAAATTCCAGAAAAACCTAAATAATTAATTTTATTTTTTTTTCTATTTAAAGCTTTATCTATATTACCCTGATAAAGGTATTGTTGAGCATAATTTAGTTCTTTCATTGCTTTTTTTTCTGAAGGGTATAAAAAAAATTTTTTGAAAAAAAAATATGCACCAATTCCTATTATTACTAAAAATATGATAGAAAAAAAAATAGTATTCTTTTTTATTAAATGTTCTCTTTTTTTATGCATAATTTTATAAATTTAACTTACATATAAGTATTTTTTTTCCTTATTACTTCTACAGTTTTTATTCTTTTGTTGTCGATACTTCTTATAATAAAAGAATAATTTAAAAAATTTATCTTCTGTTTCTTTTTTGGAAATTCTTTATTTACTTCCATGATAAAACCTCCTAAAGTATCAGCATCTCCTTTTTTTTTCTCAAAAAAAACTTCTTCTTTAATTTCCATAATACGATAAAAATTGATCAAAGAAGTCTTTCCATCAAATAAATAGTTATTTTGATTTAACTTGGAAAAAGACATGTCTTCTTCATCAAATTCATCAATAATATCTCCTACTATTTCTTCAATTACATCTTCAAGAGTAACTAGGCCACAAGTACCTCCATACTCATCCACTACAATAGCCAAATGAATCTTTCTTTTTTTAAAATCATTTAGAAGATCATCTATCTTTTTTTTTTCTGGAACAAAAAAAGGACTATGAATTAATCGAGTCCATTTAAAATTCACATCGTAAATAAATGGAAGAAGATCTTTAGCAAAAAGAACCCCTTCTATATCATCAATACTATCTTTATAAACAGGTATACGAGAGTATCCTTGATAACGAACCAATTTTAAAACATCATAAAAAATAGTTTTCTTATTTAAAGAGAACATGTCTATTCTCGGAGTCATAATTTGATGTGTTTCTGTATTTCCAAAATCAACAATTCTTTGCAAAAATTTACATTCTTTAAAATTTTTTTGATTTGAAGATGTTATTTTTAATGCTTTTGAAAGTTGATCAACAGATATGATGTTCTTTTTTTTTATCACTTTTTTTTCTATAAATTTTGAAATAAAAATTATTATTTTGCTAATAGGATTTAGAATTTTACTAAGAAAAATCAATGGTTTAGACATAAGAATAGCAAACTGAAAATTATTTTTACTAGCATATATTTTTGGAATGATTTCTCCGAATAAAAGCAAAATAAAAGTAAGAAGTCCAACTTCTAAAAGAAAATTAATAGGTATATAAAATTTATAAAAAATCAAATACTCATTTTCTAAAAACTCTGTTATTAAATAAGAACTTAATATAACAATTCCAATATTAGAAAAATTGTTTGATATTAATATTGTCGCTAAAAGTTTTTTTCTATCTCTAAGTATTTTAAGAACAAGATTTCCTTTATGAGAATTTTTTTTTCTCTCTCTGTCAATAGTTTTTTTTTCAAGACAAAAAAAAGCAGTTTCTGATCCAGATATTAGCGCAGAAAATAATAGGAGTATTATTATTGATATAAAATAATAAACTAAATGTAAAGTATTTTCTAAAAAAATATTCGTCGAAGATTCTTTTTCCAATAGATTAAATTTTAATGATAATTTTTAAAAAAGAAAATTGCAAATTTTGCATAATTCATGATTTAAGATTAAAGTTCATCACTAAATTATTTTCTCATGTTTTAAAAATAAAAGAATAGGACTAGGAAAAGGATACTTTTTTATTTTATTGTATGGTACAAATAAAAAATTGTCACAATTTATCTTTTCTTTTAAATATAGTGTAGATCTGCAATTCAAAAATTGAATGAATAAAATTTGATGAGAAATTTTATGTTTTATTTTAAAAATAGACACTATAAAATTAGAAAAAACTATTCTAAATATTTTAGAAATTCTATCGTTAACTTCAACGGAAGTAAGATTTTCTTCTGATTCAATTAAAGGAAACTCATAAAGTCCTTTCCATATATCTTGAGCATATCTTTTATTGATACAAATATTTTTGTCACGATCATGCATGAAAATATAATAAAAAAATCTATGTTTCATAACGTATTTTTTTATTTTTTTCATTGGCAATGTATGTACAACATTATTTTTAATGGAAAAGCAAGAATTCATAATTGGACATAATAAACACTTTGCATTTTTTATAGTGCAAAAAATAGAACCTATATCCATAATTGCTTGATTAAAAATCCCCGGATATTTACTATCCATCATTTTTAAAATTACAATTCTCAACATATTTTTTGTTGCAGTAGATGTTATATCATCGTATATTCCTAAATACCTAGAAAATACTCTGTAAGCGTTTACATCAATAGCAGGAATAACTTCATTAAAACAGATGGATGCAATAGCAGCTCCTGTGTATGGACCTATACCTTTATATTTTATCAATTCTTTATATTTTTTTGGAAAAAAATTATTTTTTTTCAGTTCTTTAGCTAAAGAATGTAAATTTCTTGCTCTGGAATAATAACCTAATCCTTCCCATTCTTTTAACACATCTTTTTCATCTGCTTTAGACAATTTTTCTAAATCTGGAAATTTTTTTATAAAATTTGAGTAATATTTTATAGTCCTTGAAACTTTTGTTTGTTGCAACATAAATTCTGAAACTAATATGTAATATGGATTTTTAGATTTTCTCCAAGGAAGTTTTCTATGATTTTTTTTATACCAATTTATTATTTTTTTAGAAAAATCCATATGTGTTTAATTTTAGAGCAATTTTATAAAAAATTGGTATATTTAAGAAACCGAATTTTGTTATTCGATATAATGATTTAACATGACAAAAGCAGATATAATAACAGAAATCATATCAGAAACTGGATCTGAAAGAATTGATACACAAAAGGTGATAGAAACATTTATGAAAAAAATAAAACAAAGTCTAACATCAGGAGAAAATGTGTATTTGAGAGGATTTGGATCATTTATTATTAAATATAGAGCAAGAAAACTTGGGAGACATATATCTAAGGATGAGTCTATTGTAATTCCTGAACATAATATCCCAGCATTTAAACCTGCAAAATCTTTTACTGAATTAGTAAAGAAAAATGTTCCTATAAAAAAATGATATGTGATTATAGTAATGAATATAAATCAATAAAAATTATGCCTAACGGAAAAAAAAGAAAAAGACGTAAGATTGCTACCCATAAAAGAAAAAAAAGAAGTAGAAGAAATAGGCATAAGAAAAAATAAAGAAAATTTATCTATCTATTGTAACTTCTAAAACTTTTTCCTTGTTTTTGTGTATATGAATAAAGAGTTAATTATAAATGCAGAAGAACAAGAAGTAAAAATTGCTCTTTTAGAAGAAGGCAAATTGCTAGAGCTTCATAGAGATGTTTTTAATGAACAATTTTCTGTAGGAGATATTTATTTAGGAATAGTAAAAAAAATTTTATATGGGTTAAATGCAGCTATTATTGATATAGGACATTCCAAAGGTGCTTTTTTACATTATAACGATCTTGGATTTCAAATAGATAAAATGTTAGATATAATTTATACGCATAAAAAATTTTTATCTAATAAATTGGAAAAAAAAGAAGATAAAAATTCTATAAATAAGATATTACGTCCTGGACAAAAAATTTTAGTTCAAATTTCGAAAGAACCTATATCCAATAAGGGACCAAAATTAACTGCAAAAATTTGTATATCAGGAAGACATTTAATTCTGATTCCTTTTTCAGAAAAAATTTATATTTCTAAAAAAATAAAAAATACAAATTTATTAGAAAGAATGAGACTTCTTTCTTACATAAAGAAGATAAAACCTAATGAATTTGGTATAATCATTCGTACAGCTTCTTATAAGAAAAAAGAAAATGTATTGAATGAGGAAATGGTTTTTTTAATCGAAAAATGGCAAAAAATATTAGGGAGCATAATGAAACCCCCTCCAGTTAGAGTCCTTAGAGAAAGGAGCAAAACTTCTTGTTTATTAAGAGATACATTTAACGATGATTTTAAATCTATTTATTGTAATAATAATTTTATTTATCAAGAAATTCATTCGTATTTATCTTTCATTGCTCCTGAAAAAATTAATATAATTAAATATTATAAAGATAATATACCAATATTTGAAAAATACGGAATAGAGAAACAAATAAAAATTTTTTTAGGAAAAAATGTTCCCCTTGAAAATGGTGCTTATCTTATAATAGAACATACTGAAGCTTTGCATGTTATTGATGTTAATAGTGGAATGAATAATAACATGAAAAAAAACTGTACAGAATCGGAAAGAATGAATAATATATTTCAAATTAATTTATTAGCAGCAACAGAAATAGCAAGACAACTTAGATTAAGAGATATGGGAGGTATAATTGTGGTAGATTTTATAGATATGTATGAACCTATTCAGAGAAAAAAATTATATGAACATTTAAAAGAAAAGATGAAAAATGACAGAGCTAAACACAAAATTTTACCTCCAAACAAATTTGGGTTAGTTCAATTTACTCGTCATAGAGTAAGACCTGAATTAAATATAAATAATCAAGAAAAAGATTATCCTATTGATTATATTCATCGTTTAGAATTGATTATAGAATCTACTATAAGAAATAAAAACCATAAAGGTATACAATTACATATACACTCTTTTATTTCAGCTTATTTAAAAAAAGGATTTCCTTCTATTCAACAAAAATGGTTTTTTAAATATAAAAAATGGATTAAAATAATTCCAAAAGATTCATTTGGATACAATGATTATCAATTAATCAATAAAAAAAATGAAATTATATATTCTTCTATAACTTAAGATACTTTATTTTTCTATTTTTTGAGTATACGAGTATATAGTAGTAAAGTGGGTGTGGTGGAATTGGTAGACACGTCAGACTTAGGATCTGATGCCTATTAGGCGTAAGGGTTCGAGTCCCTTCTCCCGCACTATTTACTTTTAGATTATTAATCTACCTATAAATATTATTTATAATAAAATCATTTCTTCAAATGAAAGAAGTGTACGAAAACCTTTTTTATAAAAATAATTTTTCATTCCTTTTCTAGAACTTATTAAAACAAAATCACCACCCCAAGCTCCTAAACTTTTAACCAATCCTAAATAATCTGGAAAATATGTTTCTTTAATAGTAGGAATATTTAAAATTTTTGATATGATCATTTCGTGTTTTACTAACAATTTTTCAAATTCTTCTAGTGTTTTACAAAAAGGAATTTTTTTTGTAATAAAAGATATAGATTCAATACTCTTACTGGATATATTTTTTTTAGAAAGAAAAAATTTTATACCATTACAAGTATTTTGCTTTTTATTGAGATGGAGAAAAAAAAGTTGATCCTTAAATGAAGGATTAAAATTTATAGGAACAATATCAGGTTTTTTTTTATTAAATTTATAAATTATTGGTTTTGAATTGGAAACACAAGCTATATCATACCCACTTCCTGGAAAATCATTTCCCAATAACATATATGGATCTATTCTAGCCCATCTTGCTATATTGTAAATTAAAGTGGAGCTACTTCCCAATCCCCAATTTATAGGAAATTCTAATTTTGTTTTTACATATAATCCTAATGAATTAGGAAGAAATTTTTTTTGTATTTTTTTAGATTTTAATAATAGATCTCTTAATTTTAGAGCTATTTTTTTTTCTGTTTCATAACAAATATCTAAAGAAGGGAGTTTAAAAACTGCTTCAAACCAAGGTTTATTGATCTCATCGTAACATTTCCAATGCAATACAGAAGATAAATTATTTTTTAATATAGTTAATGATTGTCCTTTTATTGTAGGTAAAGCTAATCCACATGCCCCACGTAAAATAAAATATTCTCCTGTTAACAAGATCTTCCCATGACTATAAAAAAAATTTTTATGTTGATGCATGATCACATTTATATTTTTCTTGTAAAATTCCTAGAAATTTTTTTCACTAAACTTTGTAAAATATTTCCTGGTCCTATATCTGTAAATGAAATAGCTCCATTAGAAATCATATTTTCTATAGATTGTTTCCATTTTACAGGAGATGTCAATTGTTCTATAAGGTTTTTTTTTATATCTTCTGATTTTATCACTGACTGAGCAGTTACATTTTGATAAATAGGACATTTTGAATCTTTAAAAGAAATTTTATCTATAAATTCCTGGAATTTTTTTTTAGCTGGTTCCATGATAGGAGAATGGAAAGCTCCATGAACAGGAAGAATAAGTATTTTTTTAGCTCCTATTTTTTTTAAAGAATAACAAACTCTTTTCAGAGCATTATGTTCTCCTGAAATAACTAACTGTTCGGGAGCATTGTAATTAGATGGAACAATAATTCCACCATCATTTTTGCAAATTTCTTCTATAATTTTATCTTCCAATCCTAACACTACAGCCATATTCCCCTTTATTGATTCACAAATTTCTTGCATAATTGAAGCTCTTTTGTTAACTAACATTAACCCTTTTTCAAAGGGAAAAACATCGATTGCAGACAAAGCAGAAAATTCTCCAAGAGAATGTCCTGCTACCATATCCGGTTCGAAATCATGTGATATTTTTGCTTTTATAACTGAATATATATAAATTGCAAGTTGTGTGTATTTTGTTTTTTTTAAAGTATCCATAGTTCCTTCAAACATTATAGATGTTATACTAAATTCTAAAACATCATTAGCTAATTGAAATAATTTTCTTGCTACATGAGAATTTTTATATAAGTTTTTTCCCATTCCTATAAATTGAGATCCTTGACCAGGAAACATATAAGCTTTCATAAAAATAAAATTTTTTTAAATTTAAAATTAATTATATGAAAATTACTGATACACATGCTCATCTATACATGAAAGAATTTAATGAAGATATTGATTTTGTAATTAAAAAATCCTTAACTAAAGGAATAAACAGATTTCTTATTCCTTCTGTAGAAACTTCCGACATTCCTTATATATTAGAATTAGAAAAAAAGTATCCTAACATATGTTATCCTATGATAGGACTACATCCTAACAAGGTTTCTTCCAAGAATTTAGAAAAAGAATTAAATATTATTGAAAAATGGTTATGTAAACATTCTTTTATTTCTATAGGAGAAATTGGAATGGATTTTTATTTAGATAATCAATTTTTTTCAGAACAAGAACACGCTTTTCAAACTCAAATAAAATTTGCAAATAAAAAACAACTTCCTATTGTTATACACTGTAGAAAAGCTTTCAATTACATTTTGAACATTTTATTAAAAGAAAAAAATTCTTCTCTTAAAGGAGTATTTCATTGTTTTTCTGGAACTTTAGAACAGGCAAAAAAAATTATTGATTTAGGAATTAAAATAGGGATTGGAGGATTAATTACTTTCAAAAATAATAATATTAGTAATTTCTTGCATAGAATAAGTTTAGATCATTTAGTTCTAGAAACAGATTCTCCCTATTTATCACCACATCCTTTTAGAGGAAAAAGAAATGAACCTAAAAATATAAGAATAATTTTAAAAAAACTTTCTCAAATTTATTCTTTTTCAGAAGAAAAAATTGCCGATATCATTCATATTAATGTAGAAAAATTATTCTTTTCATAATGTTGGTTTTTCTTCATACCATTCTTGATGGATTAACTAATTCTTCGAACTGAATTTCAGTTAAATATCCTAATCGAATTGCTTCTTCTTTTAAAGAGCTGTTATTTTCATAAGCACATTTTGCTATTTTTGCTGATTTTTCGTAT encodes the following:
- a CDS encoding GYDIA family GHMP kinase, which translates into the protein MHQHKNFFYSHGKILLTGEYFILRGACGLALPTIKGQSLTILKNNLSSVLHWKCYDEINKPWFEAVFKLPSLDICYETEKKIALKLRDLLLKSKKIQKKFLPNSLGLYVKTKLEFPINWGLGSSSTLIYNIARWARIDPYMLLGNDFPGSGYDIACVSNSKPIIYKFNKKKPDIVPINFNPSFKDQLFFLHLNKKQNTCNGIKFFLSKKNISSKSIESISFITKKIPFCKTLEEFEKLLVKHEMIISKILNIPTIKETYFPDYLGLVKSLGAWGGDFVLISSRKGMKNYFYKKGFRTLLSFEEMILL
- the fabD gene encoding ACP S-malonyltransferase, with product MKAYMFPGQGSQFIGMGKNLYKNSHVARKLFQLANDVLEFSITSIMFEGTMDTLKKTKYTQLAIYIYSVIKAKISHDFEPDMVAGHSLGEFSALSAIDVFPFEKGLMLVNKRASIMQEICESIKGNMAVVLGLEDKIIEEICKNDGGIIVPSNYNAPEQLVISGEHNALKRVCYSLKKIGAKKILILPVHGAFHSPIMEPAKKKFQEFIDKISFKDSKCPIYQNVTAQSVIKSEDIKKNLIEQLTSPVKWKQSIENMISNGAISFTDIGPGNILQSLVKKISRNFTRKI
- a CDS encoding TatD family hydrolase, which encodes MKITDTHAHLYMKEFNEDIDFVIKKSLTKGINRFLIPSVETSDIPYILELEKKYPNICYPMIGLHPNKVSSKNLEKELNIIEKWLCKHSFISIGEIGMDFYLDNQFFSEQEHAFQTQIKFANKKQLPIVIHCRKAFNYILNILLKEKNSSLKGVFHCFSGTLEQAKKIIDLGIKIGIGGLITFKNNNISNFLHRISLDHLVLETDSPYLSPHPFRGKRNEPKNIRIILKKLSQIYSFSEEKIADIIHINVEKLFFS
- a CDS encoding Rne/Rng family ribonuclease, which encodes MNKELIINAEEQEVKIALLEEGKLLELHRDVFNEQFSVGDIYLGIVKKILYGLNAAIIDIGHSKGAFLHYNDLGFQIDKMLDIIYTHKKFLSNKLEKKEDKNSINKILRPGQKILVQISKEPISNKGPKLTAKICISGRHLILIPFSEKIYISKKIKNTNLLERMRLLSYIKKIKPNEFGIIIRTASYKKKENVLNEEMVFLIEKWQKILGSIMKPPPVRVLRERSKTSCLLRDTFNDDFKSIYCNNNFIYQEIHSYLSFIAPEKINIIKYYKDNIPIFEKYGIEKQIKIFLGKNVPLENGAYLIIEHTEALHVIDVNSGMNNNMKKNCTESERMNNIFQINLLAATEIARQLRLRDMGGIIVVDFIDMYEPIQRKKLYEHLKEKMKNDRAKHKILPPNKFGLVQFTRHRVRPELNINNQEKDYPIDYIHRLELIIESTIRNKNHKGIQLHIHSFISAYLKKGFPSIQQKWFFKYKKWIKIIPKDSFGYNDYQLINKKNEIIYSSIT